One Hevea brasiliensis isolate MT/VB/25A 57/8 chromosome 5, ASM3005281v1, whole genome shotgun sequence genomic region harbors:
- the LOC131180204 gene encoding probable terpene synthase 6, which produces MAAQVEHLASNMEQEISRPLAYFPPTVWGCDFASLPLFNSEIESYTKKVEVLKEKVKDMLMSSKKDLIKNIEFINLLCRLGISYHFENEIEEQLNHIFNVVHDDINDDYDLYNVALLFRVLRQHGYKISCNVFKKFKDSDGKFNKAISNDVKGNLSLYEASFVSMRGEDILDEAIAFARPILESLAMQSSPHLAKHINDALSMPFHRGLPRVEARKFIDFYEEEESHNETLLKFAKLDYNRVQLLHKQELGVVSRWWKELDLAKGLPYVRDRIAEGFFQSAGVQFEPDFALSRILLTKCIQILALVDDTYDSYGTLQELQCFTDALERGNSDQLPADYLKILYKAVLDFFEELGDDEGNEGRSYCINYTKERYKEVVRSYLVEAQWFYDGHLRPFNEYMHNALISSCFSLLPPVVFLGVEKLAGVKEFKWLETNPKLVEASKFFGRLLNDMVARKDEEKEGHCLAGNCYMKEYGVSKEKAMEELRMMCDNAWKDMNEESMRPTAVPMPLITSIVNLARMMEVVFQYDDGYTIASSLKDHVTLMFVEPIPED; this is translated from the exons ATGGCAGCGCAAGTAGAGCATTTGGCAAGCAACATGGAGCAAGAGATTTCTCGTCCATTGGCTTACTTCCCCCCTACCGTGTGGGGTTGTGACTTTGCTTCACTTCCTCTGTTTAACTCC GAAATTGAATCATATACTAAAAAGGTGGAGGTGCTAAAAGAAAAGGTCAAGGACATGCTAATGTCTTCAAAGAAAGATTTGATCAAGAATATTGAGTTTATCAATTTATTATGTCGTCTTGGTATATCATATCATTTTGAAAATGAAATCGAAGAACAACTGAATCACATTTTTAATGTCGTCCACGATGATATTAACGATGACTATGATCTCTATAATGTCGCGCTTTTGTTTCGAGTTTTAAGGCAGCATGGATACAAAATATCTTGCA ATGTGTTCAAGAAATTCAAGGACAGCGATGGGAAGTTCAATAAAGCCATATCCAATGACGTAAAAGGAAATCTTAGCCTTTACGAAGCGAGCTTTGTGAGTATGCGTGGAGAAGATATTCTAGATGAAGCAATTGCTTTTGCAAGGCCAATCTTGGAGTCTCTGGCTATGCAATCAAGCCCACATCTCGCAAAACACATAAATGATGCCTTAAGCATGCCTTTTCACAGAGGCCTGCCACGAGTAGAGGCTAGGAAATTCATCGATTTCTACGAAGAAGAGGAGTCTCACAATGAAACTTTACTTAAGTTTGCCAAGTTAGATTATAATCGAGTGCAGTTACTGCACAAGCAAGAGCTAGGTGTTGTCTCCAG gtGGTGGAAAGAATTGGATCTTGCAAAGGGTCTTCCTTATGTAAGAGACAGAATTGCCGAGGGATTTTTCCAATCAGCTGGAGTTCAATTTGAGCCTGACTTCGCTCTTTCTCGCATACTTTTAACAAAGTGTATTCAGATACTGGCATTGGTAGATGATACATACGATTCGTATGGTACACTTCAAGAACTACAATGCTTTACAGATGCACTGGAGAG GGGCAACTCTGATCAGCTACCTGCAGATTATCTGAAGATTCTTTACAAGGCGGTCTTAGATTTTTTTGAGGAATTGGGGGATGACGAAGGCAATGAAGGAAGATCCTATTGTATCAATTATACAAAGGAGAGA TACAAAGAAGTGGTGAGATCTTATCTTGTGGAGGCACAGTGGTTTTATGATGGCCATTTGCGACCATTCAATGAGTACATGCATAATGCATTAATCTCATCCTGTTTTTCCCTACTTCCGCCAGTAGTCTTCCTTGGAGTGGAAAAACTTGCAGGGGTTAAGGAGTTTAAATGGCTAGAAACTAACCCAAAACTTGTTGAAGCTTCCAAATTCTTTGGCCGTTTACTAAATGACATGGTGGCCCGCAAAGATGAAGAAAAGGAAGGACACTGTTTAGCTGGAAATTGCTACATGAAAGAATATGGTGTCTCAAAAGAGAAGGCGATGGAAGAGCTTCGAATGATGTGTGACAATGCATGGAAGGATATGAATGAGGAGTCCATGAGGCCAACTGCTGTCCCAATGCCTCTTATCACGAGCATAGTAAACCTTGCTCGTATGATGGAAGTTGTTTTCCAGTACGATGATGGATACACCATCGCCTCAAGCTTGAAGGACCATGTCACCTTAATGTTCGTGGAACCAATACCTGAAGACTGA